TGTGGAAGCGTTTTCCATGAGGCTCTACTCCTTGAATCAGTTGACCCTACAACGGACGTGCAGTTGTCGTGCCGCTGTGACGACTTTGCGGTACACCGCACTTCTGCGGCCTGATGGGAACAAACCGGTTCTTCCGGCACTCAGCCGCGGCGCTGGGTGGCCTTGCCGCGAAAGCCGAAACAACCACGAGAGCGGACGACTCCTCCATGTCGCGCGGTCGGAAGTGCGGCGTTCGCGGTGGCTGGGGCAGAGCCTAAGCGATGCCCCGGTCAAAACAGCCTGCGGCGAGTATCTTGAATGCGGTTTGTTCGTCGAGCGATCGGTGGTTTGCTCCTGGCGATTTCCTGCGCGGCCACGGTCCGAGCGCAAGAAAACACCTTCCGCTTGCTGCACACCGACCTGGAAGCGGCGCAAGTCCGCGCCGAGTTGATCCGTTCGGCGACCACGTCCATCGACACGTCGTATTACTGGATCGGCGACGACCGCATCGGCGCCTGGTTCGTTTCATTGCTGAAAGACGCGGCCCTGCGCGGAGCGCGCGTGCGGCTGGTGGTCGATGCCGCTCACAACGACGTGCCGGCCCAAGTGCAGCGGCACCTGGTCGCCTGCGGCATCCACATCAAAGAGTTCCATCCCCACTTCACCGGACACCCCTCATGGTACAACCGACGGATGCACGACAAAACGCTGATCGTCGACGGTCGGCGCCTGGTCGTTGGCGGCCGCAACATGCGCGAGTCGCATTTCGGTCTGGCGCGGCTCAACTACGTCGACCGCGACGCCTATCTTGAGGGCGAAGTCGCCCGGCAGGCCCGTCGCTACTTCGAGTGTCTGTGGCTCTGCGATGAAGTGCGCCCGACCGACTTTCGTCCAACCGTGGCCCAACGTGCCCGGCAGCAACGTAGCGAGTTGACCGGCGAAACATCGCCGGTCACCCGCGGCAGCGTCTGCCCCCAAGAGTGGCTGGCGTCGGGCTGCGGTTTGACGATTTGTGGTCAGCCGGTCGACTGCGCGGCGGTCTCTGCGGCGGACTGCGCGCGTCCGGCGACTTGTGTGACGTTCGTCTACGATCCCTGCGGCCGTAAGGGGCATCCTTGCGGCATCAGCCAGCAACTGCTGCAGTTGCTCGCCAGTGCCCGCGGCAGCATCGTGTTGGAAACGCCGTACTTCGTGATGTCGGCCGAGCAGAAGCAAGTGTTGGCCGCCGCCGCCGCGCGTGGCGTCCGCGTGACGGTCTTGACCAATTCCTTGGCGAGCACCGATCACACGACGGTGACCGCCGAGTTCCACAATCAAAAGCACTGGCTGCTGGAGCGAGGAGTCGAAATCTGGGAGCTGGCCGGTCCGAATCATCTGCACGCCAAGTCGGCCGCGGTCGACGGCACGGCCGCTTTCGTCGGCTCCTACAACTTCGACCCGCGTTCGCAGTCGCTCAACACCGAGACGGGCGTGATCGTCCGCGACGCCAACGTGGCCGCCTGGCTGCTCGACTCGATTGCCGAACATGGGTCGCGTTCGTATCTGTTTGGGCCGGACGGGCGGGCCGTAGCCGACGGCTCGCGGCAGCCCGGCGCGCCCTTGGGCCGTGTTCTCGGCATGCAGCCCTTGCGGCTTTTGGCCCCGCTGGTGCGGCGGTCGTTGTAGGGCGTCCTCAATAAGTTGTCAAAGATCCGCGGCGACGCTTGAGCGTCGCGCTGCCCAACCCGTCACGAGCTGCGGCGGACCGCCGCTCTCGTGCTCTCCTCTTCGCCCGACGGCCTGTTTTTCAGCGGCCGAACGGCCGCCGGTCCGGCGGACTTTCCGCCGGCGAATTACCCTTGCGGAAAAACAATTAGCGTTGTCAAAAACAAAACCCGCGTTCGGTTTGCCCTGCCTGCAACCCCTTGGCCTGCTGGGCTTTGCGCCGACGTCCTGGGGCGGCTCATTTTCGCGCCGCAACCATAAATCTAGGGGGGTATGGGTGATTTGGGTTTTCGATTTTAGATCGGCGGTCGCCATCGCTCATTTTTCTGTCGGGTAATCTTTCTGTCGTTCTGGTCGTTCTACCGCGGGCTGGCTTGGCATTCCCCTTGTTCCACTTGTTCTACTTCCTGGCTGGCTTGGGATGTTTCAGCGAGTCAGTTGTTG
The Pirellulales bacterium DNA segment above includes these coding regions:
- a CDS encoding phosphatidylserine/phosphatidylglycerophosphate/cardiolipin synthase family protein, yielding MRFVRRAIGGLLLAISCAATVRAQENTFRLLHTDLEAAQVRAELIRSATTSIDTSYYWIGDDRIGAWFVSLLKDAALRGARVRLVVDAAHNDVPAQVQRHLVACGIHIKEFHPHFTGHPSWYNRRMHDKTLIVDGRRLVVGGRNMRESHFGLARLNYVDRDAYLEGEVARQARRYFECLWLCDEVRPTDFRPTVAQRARQQRSELTGETSPVTRGSVCPQEWLASGCGLTICGQPVDCAAVSAADCARPATCVTFVYDPCGRKGHPCGISQQLLQLLASARGSIVLETPYFVMSAEQKQVLAAAAARGVRVTVLTNSLASTDHTTVTAEFHNQKHWLLERGVEIWELAGPNHLHAKSAAVDGTAAFVGSYNFDPRSQSLNTETGVIVRDANVAAWLLDSIAEHGSRSYLFGPDGRAVADGSRQPGAPLGRVLGMQPLRLLAPLVRRSL